From a single Bacillus pumilus genomic region:
- a CDS encoding NAD-dependent protein deacylase: MEALREKLTQASHIMVLSGAGMSTESGIPDFRSTGGLWTEDTARMEAMSRSYFLSNPHQFWPKFKELFQMKMSGEYEPNSGHTFLANLEKQGKHVDIFTQNIDSLHKKAGSQHVYELHGSIQTATCPSCHTTYELPYLLKEEVPVCQRVSSGGRTCGRVLKTDVVLFGDRVQHLDQVEKSLQQTDLLLVMGTSLEVAPARYIPEDAAQNPSIFKVMMNLSETEYDPLFDLVFHERIGDLVKAL, encoded by the coding sequence GTGGAAGCGCTAAGAGAGAAATTAACGCAGGCTTCACATATTATGGTGCTTTCAGGTGCAGGTATGAGTACAGAATCGGGTATCCCTGATTTTAGATCAACGGGTGGCTTGTGGACTGAAGATACCGCCCGCATGGAGGCAATGAGCCGATCCTACTTTTTATCAAATCCTCATCAATTCTGGCCGAAATTCAAGGAATTGTTTCAGATGAAAATGAGCGGGGAGTACGAGCCGAATAGTGGACATACCTTTTTAGCCAACCTTGAGAAACAAGGAAAGCATGTGGATATTTTCACTCAAAATATCGACAGCCTGCATAAAAAGGCGGGAAGCCAGCATGTGTATGAACTCCACGGTTCCATTCAAACAGCTACTTGCCCATCGTGCCATACGACATATGAACTTCCTTATTTATTAAAAGAAGAAGTGCCGGTATGTCAAAGAGTTTCCTCAGGAGGGCGCACATGTGGACGTGTGCTGAAAACGGATGTTGTCCTTTTCGGAGATAGAGTTCAACATCTTGATCAAGTAGAGAAATCACTTCAGCAAACAGACTTGCTACTCGTTATGGGAACTTCCCTAGAAGTGGCGCCGGCAAGATATATTCCAGAAGATGCAGCTCAAAATCCTTCCATCTTCAAGGTGATGATGAATTTGAGTGAAACAGAATACGATCCATTGTTTGATCTTGTCTTTCATGAGCGAATTGGTGATCTCGTGAAAGCTTTATAA
- a CDS encoding polysaccharide deacetylase family protein: MQRATKKQTPSNTLLLSKAIGLVILTLILFFIWDISKTNMQAADKPAEMSASSQFRDTSQSLKAKDDSTKTLDAHFKINPNKHVTDQTIFLTFDDGPSATSNQLLDVLKAHQVKATFFMLGPQIKEHPAAVKRLHQEGHQLGLHGITHDVKRFYQKSDSPVHEMKEDQRILASVTGEYTHLVRTPYGSVPNLTDQQKARLKQNGFVYWDWTIDSLDWKYKSSKYVPEVLNQLQVLETKHPKEPKIILMHDQPATAKYLNSLITQLKAKGYTFEVLDETMKPLQQ; this comes from the coding sequence ATGCAACGGGCTACGAAAAAACAGACACCTTCAAACACGCTGCTGCTCTCAAAGGCGATTGGTTTGGTCATTCTGACACTGATCCTCTTTTTTATTTGGGATATATCGAAAACCAATATGCAGGCAGCAGACAAACCGGCTGAAATGTCTGCGAGCAGTCAATTTCGAGACACAAGCCAAAGTTTGAAAGCAAAAGATGATTCTACGAAAACATTAGATGCACATTTTAAAATCAACCCAAACAAACATGTAACGGATCAAACGATCTTTTTAACTTTTGATGATGGTCCATCAGCGACATCGAATCAGCTGTTAGATGTTCTTAAGGCGCACCAAGTAAAGGCCACATTCTTCATGCTTGGACCGCAGATTAAGGAACATCCCGCAGCTGTGAAAAGACTTCATCAAGAAGGACATCAGTTAGGGCTTCACGGCATCACACATGATGTGAAGCGCTTTTATCAAAAAAGTGATTCCCCCGTTCATGAGATGAAGGAAGACCAGCGCATTTTGGCTTCTGTCACAGGTGAGTATACCCATCTTGTGAGAACGCCTTACGGTAGCGTCCCAAATTTAACTGATCAGCAAAAAGCTCGTTTAAAACAAAATGGCTTTGTCTACTGGGATTGGACAATTGATAGTCTTGATTGGAAATATAAAAGCTCAAAATATGTGCCAGAGGTATTAAATCAACTACAAGTACTAGAAACAAAACATCCAAAAGAACCAAAGATCATCTTAATGCACGATCAGCCAGCGACAGCAAAATACTTAAACAGTTTAATCACACAGCTAAAAGCGAAGGGCTATACATTTGAAGTCCTTGATGAAACAATGAAGCCGCTGCAGCAATAA